One window of Anaerolineales bacterium genomic DNA carries:
- a CDS encoding alpha/beta hydrolase gives MHHIHHAPGIPSRRPPLILIHGAGGSFLSWHPILRRLAGETVYTLDLPGHGESQGAGRASVREYASDVLQFMEERRIHKPVFAGHSMGSAIVLTIALDAPEKLSGFALLGAGARLRVSPMILKKARNPATFADAVALINEYSFSPDVPKDLLRLSTQNMMKTDPQTLLGDFLACDSFDVTDRVDSIQVPALILCGTLDVMTQPKYSEFLAEKIPGARLHLIKEAGHMIALEQPDVVGRLLKEFLESLPPLS, from the coding sequence TTGCATCACATCCATCATGCACCCGGGATTCCGAGCCGCCGGCCGCCGTTGATCCTCATTCATGGCGCAGGCGGCAGCTTTTTATCCTGGCATCCAATTCTCAGAAGGCTCGCAGGTGAAACGGTTTACACGCTCGACCTGCCCGGTCACGGTGAATCACAAGGCGCGGGCCGGGCATCCGTCCGCGAGTATGCATCGGATGTCTTGCAATTCATGGAAGAAAGACGGATTCACAAACCGGTCTTTGCGGGACATTCCATGGGAAGCGCCATTGTCTTGACCATTGCGCTGGATGCGCCTGAAAAACTTTCGGGGTTTGCATTGCTTGGAGCTGGGGCGAGACTTCGCGTCTCGCCTATGATCCTCAAAAAAGCTCGCAATCCCGCTACATTTGCCGACGCGGTGGCTTTGATCAACGAATATAGTTTCAGCCCGGATGTTCCGAAAGACCTTTTGCGGTTATCCACTCAGAATATGATGAAGACCGATCCGCAAACCCTGCTGGGCGATTTTCTCGCCTGTGATTCGTTCGATGTGACGGATCGTGTCGACTCGATCCAGGTTCCAGCCCTCATCCTTTGCGGCACCTTGGATGTAATGACCCAGCCAAAGTATTCCGAATTCCTCGCGGAGAAGATACCCGGGGCGCGTTTGCATCTGATCAAGGAAGCCGGTCACATGATCGCGCTCGAACAACCGGATGTTGTCGGAAGATTATTGAAGGAATTTTTGGAGAGTCTCCCGCCTCTTTCCTGA
- a CDS encoding DUF711 family protein: MKIRSITYFCNPGYPLKENILREAGDFLSGAKSAYEAAGYEVQTVRVATVSFAKLLGEKHIDELPKYAGNFAQVMKQNGISYAALGPALPELPRSYQVIPDAIAASEGVFFSGVMADAQTIHMARVKACAEIIVRSAPLDPDGFANLHFTALANVGANAPFFPGAYHTSDQPAFGIAVECADLAVNAFHGQKTVDGGRNLLIAEITKHGQAITKLAQELTHHASRITFKGIDFSLAPFPDDAYSLGKAVENMGVPKIGLHGSLAAAAVLTDAIERADFPHIGFNGFMQPILEDTILAKRAAEGVLTVKDALLYSAVCGTGLDTVPLAGDVTAEEITPLLLDICALALRLNKPLTARLMPIPGKKAGDATTFDFAFFANGRVMALESSPLAGAFNHDSGFRLNPKRPE; this comes from the coding sequence ATGAAGATCCGCTCAATCACCTATTTCTGCAATCCCGGTTATCCCTTGAAAGAAAATATCCTGCGTGAAGCGGGAGATTTTTTATCCGGGGCGAAATCCGCGTATGAGGCGGCTGGCTACGAAGTGCAGACCGTCCGCGTGGCGACGGTTTCATTCGCGAAACTTCTGGGCGAAAAGCATATTGACGAGTTGCCAAAATATGCCGGGAATTTTGCACAGGTGATGAAACAGAATGGCATTTCATATGCAGCGCTGGGGCCCGCCCTGCCGGAACTGCCTCGCAGTTATCAGGTCATACCGGATGCGATCGCGGCGAGTGAAGGTGTTTTCTTCAGCGGTGTGATGGCAGATGCGCAGACGATCCACATGGCACGGGTCAAGGCTTGTGCAGAGATCATCGTCAGGTCCGCGCCGCTCGACCCTGACGGGTTTGCCAACCTGCATTTCACCGCGCTGGCAAATGTCGGCGCCAATGCGCCATTCTTTCCGGGGGCATATCACACATCCGACCAGCCTGCTTTTGGCATTGCGGTTGAATGTGCGGATCTGGCAGTAAATGCATTTCATGGACAGAAGACAGTAGACGGTGGACGGAACCTGCTCATTGCAGAGATCACCAAACATGGGCAGGCAATCACCAAACTTGCGCAAGAGCTTACGCATCATGCTTCACGCATCACGTTTAAGGGGATTGACTTTTCTCTTGCGCCCTTCCCCGATGACGCTTATTCGCTTGGGAAGGCAGTTGAGAATATGGGTGTTCCCAAAATCGGTCTGCACGGTTCACTCGCCGCCGCCGCAGTTCTCACCGATGCAATCGAACGGGCGGACTTTCCGCACATCGGCTTCAACGGTTTCATGCAACCGATTCTTGAGGATACGATTTTAGCGAAACGCGCGGCAGAGGGTGTGCTTACTGTGAAAGATGCCTTGCTTTATTCGGCAGTCTGCGGCACCGGGTTGGATACGGTTCCGCTGGCGGGCGATGTGACTGCGGAGGAAATCACGCCGCTTTTACTGGATATTTGCGCCCTGGCTTTGCGCTTGAATAAGCCGCTCACTGCAAGGCTGATGCCCATCCCTGGAAAAAAAGCGGGCGACGCCACCACATTCGATTTTGCCTTCTTCGCAAACGGCCGGGTGATGGCATTGGAGTCGAGTCCGCTGGCAGGGGCGTTTAACCACGATTCGGGTTTCAGGCTGAATCCCAAACGTCCGGAATGA
- the rdgB gene encoding RdgB/HAM1 family non-canonical purine NTP pyrophosphatase, with protein sequence MNKLLIATNNKGKVVEFKELLAGSGIEFVTPAQINLQLEVDEDGSTYRENAAKKAIAFAQASGLISLADDSGLEVNALDGAPGLYSARYSPKPGANDKDRRIFLLANLNGKPRPWTAHFHATIAVAKPNGEVEFAEGDCYGEIIPEERGMGGFGYDPIFLLTGLGKTMAELDAAEKNRLSHRARAVMAAMPLLKKILSVENS encoded by the coding sequence ATGAACAAACTTCTCATCGCCACAAACAACAAGGGCAAGGTCGTTGAATTCAAGGAACTGCTCGCAGGCTCCGGCATAGAATTCGTTACGCCCGCACAAATCAACCTGCAACTCGAAGTCGACGAGGACGGCTCCACCTATCGGGAAAACGCCGCCAAGAAAGCAATCGCCTTCGCTCAAGCCAGCGGACTGATCTCCCTGGCAGATGATTCAGGCCTCGAAGTGAATGCGCTCGACGGCGCGCCCGGTCTTTATTCGGCACGATATTCCCCTAAACCGGGGGCGAACGATAAAGACAGACGAATCTTTCTTTTGGCGAATCTCAATGGCAAACCGCGCCCATGGACGGCACATTTCCATGCCACAATTGCAGTTGCAAAGCCGAATGGAGAAGTTGAATTTGCCGAAGGGGATTGTTACGGCGAGATCATCCCCGAAGAACGCGGCATGGGCGGGTTCGGGTACGATCCGATCTTTTTACTGACAGGTTTGGGAAAAACGATGGCTGAATTGGATGCGGCGGAAAAGAATCGACTCAGTCACCGGGCAAGGGCGGTGATGGCGGCAATGCCATTATTGAAAAAGATATTATCAGTGGAAAACTCGTAG
- the queG gene encoding tRNA epoxyqueuosine(34) reductase QueG, translated as MSNKNELTRHIKDKARQLGFILAGVTSCEPTEHFDIFQKWLDSNHHGTMNYLASERSRLRRADPKLILPGCKSILVLALPYAPANQPSLTLPTSSFQIASYALGNDYHDIIPSRLKDIVQFIEEQIGRPVPNRCYTDTGPILERELAQRAGLGWIGRNSMLINPKAGSTFLLAEIFLGIELEVDEPSRTDHCGTCTRCVEACPTNCILPNRIIDSRRCISYLTIENKDDIPEELRPKMGDWIFGCDICQQVCPWNRFSPPGDPGLEPSIPLPVLSDDLTMTSSEFNQRFKRSPIKRAKRRGYLRNLAVAVGNAGNEKDLPVLEAAAKDEETLVSQHAEWAMNKIKSRSGFQPDNSHS; from the coding sequence TTGTCCAATAAAAACGAACTCACCCGACACATAAAAGACAAAGCGCGCCAGCTGGGATTTATCCTGGCTGGCGTTACTTCTTGCGAGCCGACCGAACACTTTGACATCTTTCAGAAATGGCTGGATTCGAATCATCACGGCACGATGAATTACCTCGCCTCGGAACGAAGCCGATTGCGCCGCGCCGACCCGAAGCTGATCCTCCCCGGATGCAAATCCATTCTCGTGCTGGCGTTGCCTTATGCCCCCGCCAACCAACCATCCCTCACCCTTCCTACTTCCTCCTTCCAAATCGCCTCCTATGCCTTGGGAAACGACTACCACGACATCATTCCCTCTCGATTGAAAGATATCGTCCAATTCATCGAAGAACAGATCGGGCGTCCCGTTCCCAATCGCTGCTACACGGATACCGGTCCGATTCTCGAACGTGAACTGGCTCAACGCGCCGGTCTCGGCTGGATCGGCAGAAACTCCATGCTCATCAACCCAAAAGCCGGTTCGACCTTCCTGCTCGCAGAAATTTTTCTCGGCATCGAGCTCGAAGTTGATGAGCCATCCCGAACCGATCACTGCGGGACCTGCACCCGATGCGTCGAAGCCTGCCCCACGAATTGCATTCTCCCAAACCGCATTATTGACTCGCGGCGCTGCATTTCCTACCTCACCATCGAAAACAAGGATGATATCCCTGAAGAATTGCGCCCGAAAATGGGGGATTGGATCTTCGGATGTGATATCTGTCAGCAGGTCTGCCCGTGGAATCGATTCTCGCCGCCGGGTGATCCCGGGCTTGAACCGTCCATTCCGCTCCCTGTTTTATCCGACGATTTGACCATGACATCTTCAGAATTCAATCAAAGATTCAAGCGTTCCCCAATCAAACGCGCCAAACGCCGCGGCTATTTGCGCAATCTCGCGGTGGCTGTTGGGAACGCTGGAAATGAAAAAGACCTGCCGGTTCTCGAAGCTGCGGCAAAAGATGAGGAAACCCTAGTCAGCCAACATGCGGAATGGGCAATGAATAAAATCAAAAGTAGGTCAGGCTTTCAACCCGACAATTCTCATTCATAA